The Nitrospira sp. sequence AGGTCGTGGTGGGGGTGGCGTCAGTGAACGAGAGCGCTATCACGGGTGAGAGCGCGCCCGTCATTCGAGAAAGCGGCGGTGACCGGAGCGCTGTGACGGGGGGCACGAAGGTACTGTCCGACTGGCTCATCGTTCGTGTCACGGCCACCCCCGGAGAGAGCTTCCTGGATCGAATGATCGCGATGGTCGAAGGAGCCAAGCGCCAGAAAACGCCGAATGAAATCGCCCTGACCATTCTGCTGGCAGCGCTTACGATCATGTTCCTGCTGGCTACGGTCACCCTGTTGCCGTTCTCTCTGTACAGCGTGCAGGCCATGGGACAGGGGACGCCCATTACGGTCACCGTGTTGGTCGCACTCTTGGTCTGTCTGATTCCGACGACCATCGGGGCTCTTCTCTCAGCCATTGGGATTGCCGGAATGGACCGCATGGTGCAAGCCAACGTCATCGCGATGTCGGGAAAAGCTGTTGAAGCGGCCGGCGACGTGGACGTTCTGTTGCTTGATAAGACCGGGACCATCACCTTGGGCAACCGTCAGGCGACCGCTTTTCTTCCGGCGGAAGGAATAGACGCCCACACGCTGGCGGATGCAGCCCAGCTCTCGTCGCTGGCGGATGAGACGCCGGAAGGCCGCAGCATCGTCGTGCTCGCAAAGGAGAAGTATGGATTGCGCGCGCGAGACATCCAGGAGATGGGTGCCACATTCATTCCCTTCACCGCCCAGACGCGGATGAGCGGGGTCAACCTGGATGGAAGGCACATACGCAAGGGATCAGCGGATGCCATCGAGGCTTATGTGACGTCCCAGGGAGGACGCTTTCCCCACGTTGTCCAGCTCCATGTCGAAGCGATCGCCAAACAAGGTGGAACACCGCTCGTGGTGGCAGAGAAGGCCAAGGTGCTCGGCGTGATCCGGCTGCAGGATGTCGTGAAGGGGGGGATTAGGGAGCGCTTCGGTGAGTTGCGCCGAATGGGTATCAAGACGGTCATGATCACCGGCGACAACCCGCTAACCGCCGCGGCCGTGGCGGCAGAGGCCGGGGTCGATGATTTTCTGGCGCAAGCAACCCCGGAAGCCAAACTGCAGCTGATCCGCGACCTTCAATCTCAAGGTCGTCTCGTGGCTATGACAGGAGACGGAACGAACGACGCGCCGGCCCTGGCACAGGCCGATGTGGCGGTCGCCATGAATACGGGAACGCAAGCGGCGAAGGAAGCCGGGAATCTGGTCGATTTGGATTCCAATCCGACCAAGCTCATTGAAATCGTGGAAATCGGCAAACAGTTGCTGATGACTCGCGGCGCGTTGACCACCTTCAGTATCGCCAACGATGTGGCCAAGTACTTTGCCATCATTCCTGCGGCCTTCGCCACGACGTATCCGGTACTCAACACATTGAATGTCATGCGGCTGGCAACACCTCAGAGCGCGGTCCTGTCCGCCGTCATCTTCAATGCCCTGGTCATCATCGCGCTGATTCCGCTCGCGTTACGAGGCATCACGTATCGACCGATCGGAGCAGAGTTGCTGCTTCGGCGGCATCTCTTGATCTATGGATTGGGCGGGATGGTGGTGCCATTCGGCGGCATCAAACTGATCGACATGATTTTGGTGGCCCTGCATTTGGTGTAATCGGGACGTCGACCGGGTGGCCGAGAAAGAGGGAAAAGCATGAAGGAACACATACGACCCACCCTGACCATGCTGCTACTGCTGACTATCCTGACGGGGCTTATCTATCCACTGGCCATCACAGGATTGGCCAGCGTGTTCCACCCTGATCAGGCGAACGGCAGCATGATCGTGCATGAAGGCACGGTGATCGGGTCCAGGCTGATCGGACAGTATTTTGACAAACCGGAGTATTTTTGGAGCCGTCCGTCGGCGACCGCGCCGTTTCCTTACAACGCCGCAGCGTCGGGAGGGTCGAACCTCGGACCTACCAACCCGGCCCTGATCGAAACGGTCACAGCCAGAGTGGCCGCCTTACGAGTCGCAGATCCCGGTAACGACGTGCCCATTCCTGTCGAGCTGGTCACCGCCTCGGGGAGCGGGTTGGACCCCCATATCAGCCCGGCTGCCGCCTTCTACCAAATCAAGCGTGTGGCCCGTGTGAGAGGCCTGGATGAAATCATCGTGGGAACACTCGTGGCTCAACACATAGAGGAACGTCAATTCGGATTCCTGGGTGAACGCAGAATCAATGTTCTACTGTTGAATCTTGCGCTCGATGCGTTACCCCGTTGAACCAATTCCTCGTTGAACTCTTCGACACAGTGAGGATCTATTGTGTGGTCATTGTTCATCCTGTTTCTACTGACCATTTGGGCGATGGCCTGCTTGATCTGGCTGTTGTGGAAATGGCTGCCACCAAGCGGTCGGGTGCGCCGCCCCCCTCAAAATCCCTTCGCCAAACCATAAGCATTTCCGAAGTCTATCCAAGTGACGTAAAATTGGCGGGAGGGCGCCCGACTCCTCAGGCAAATGGTTTGAACGTTGCCGGAATATCTCAGGCAACCAGGACTAGACATCAGCGATGGATACACAACGTCCGGATCCCGACGCGCTGCTCAAGCGTGTGCAGGCTGAAGAGGCCCGGCAGCTTCAAGGAAAGCTCAAAGTGTTCTTCGGCGCCAACCCCGGCGTGGGGAAAACCTATGCCATGCTGGAGGCGGCTCATGAGCAGCGGCGCGACGGCGTGGACGTCGCCATCGGTGTCGTCGAGACACATGGTCGCACGGAGACCGAGACGCTGGTAAGCGGACTGGAAGTCATACCGCGCCGCGCGGTCGAGTATCGCGGCACGACACTTCTGGAATTCGATCTCGATGCGGCGCTGGCGCGCCGTCCAACCGTTATCCTCATGGATGAACTCGCACACAGCAACGCACCGGGTTTACGCCACGCCAAACGGTGGCAGGATGTGCTGGAGATCCTCAAAGCGGGCATCACGGTGTACACCACGGTGAACGTACAGCATTTGGAAAGCCTGAATGATGTGGTTGCGCAGATTACGGGTGTGCGCGTGCGGGAGACCATCCCGGATTCTGTGCTCGAGCGGGCGGATGACGTGGAGTTGATTGACCTTCCCCCGGATGACCTCCTCC is a genomic window containing:
- the kdpB gene encoding potassium-transporting ATPase subunit KdpB, with the protein product MAASHKASRSLFNTSIVGQALQAAVLKLDPRHQVKNPVMFVVWVGSVVTTLLFLQAMAGAGEAPARFILAVALWLWFTVLFGNFAEAMAEGRGKAQADSLRRARRELSAKKLGSVDFDSEHRAVRNRQFQRGDTFSIVSANQLKQGDVFLVEAGDFIPADGEVVVGVASVNESAITGESAPVIRESGGDRSAVTGGTKVLSDWLIVRVTATPGESFLDRMIAMVEGAKRQKTPNEIALTILLAALTIMFLLATVTLLPFSLYSVQAMGQGTPITVTVLVALLVCLIPTTIGALLSAIGIAGMDRMVQANVIAMSGKAVEAAGDVDVLLLDKTGTITLGNRQATAFLPAEGIDAHTLADAAQLSSLADETPEGRSIVVLAKEKYGLRARDIQEMGATFIPFTAQTRMSGVNLDGRHIRKGSADAIEAYVTSQGGRFPHVVQLHVEAIAKQGGTPLVVAEKAKVLGVIRLQDVVKGGIRERFGELRRMGIKTVMITGDNPLTAAAVAAEAGVDDFLAQATPEAKLQLIRDLQSQGRLVAMTGDGTNDAPALAQADVAVAMNTGTQAAKEAGNLVDLDSNPTKLIEIVEIGKQLLMTRGALTTFSIANDVAKYFAIIPAAFATTYPVLNTLNVMRLATPQSAVLSAVIFNALVIIALIPLALRGITYRPIGAELLLRRHLLIYGLGGMVVPFGGIKLIDMILVALHLV
- the kdpC gene encoding potassium-transporting ATPase subunit KdpC gives rise to the protein MKEHIRPTLTMLLLLTILTGLIYPLAITGLASVFHPDQANGSMIVHEGTVIGSRLIGQYFDKPEYFWSRPSATAPFPYNAAASGGSNLGPTNPALIETVTARVAALRVADPGNDVPIPVELVTASGSGLDPHISPAAAFYQIKRVARVRGLDEIIVGTLVAQHIEERQFGFLGERRINVLLLNLALDALPR